Proteins co-encoded in one Balearica regulorum gibbericeps isolate bBalReg1 chromosome 24, bBalReg1.pri, whole genome shotgun sequence genomic window:
- the LOC142598233 gene encoding von Willebrand factor A domain-containing protein 5A-like isoform X3, translating to MPLCSAVVDVAVQDYVADVASELIYQNKSQISTEILFVFPLSPHITIYSFQARSEDAKVQATLRDELSVPPLPTQAQQLHRDTGGWENLEYLQDQSEYAGEVFACFLGTLSPGREVAVTLRYVQELPREPDGAAHFVLPPTLHPYTKLYASNCVTSKLPYRLLLTASLQSPRGVANVQANFTLTPLIYTAQDRSTAQVSLVGSPPKHHDLELLVYFGDPTAVSAVVEKGDPGAPPGSLLGDPMVLVTLAPSIPEAVPGQRQSGEFIFLLDTTFLEHGQDSLLFLLKSLPLGCYFNIYCYGETSVGIYPQSVEYTQDNLTEAMRRISSTGSSLGDTNLLGTLRSVYNTPRPHGHTRQLFIFMAELPPDEEAIAAEVCRHRNSHRCFSFCFSKDSAALATALARETGGEATYISSDNSMTVVVLQCLKQALKPVAEGVSLSWALPHGLEVEVLGGTPQFIFQGQHSLLYAQIHGQAQDATVAKGVMTLQYSLDGQDVTHTIEFPLCPQGDGRLAGHRLAARCLLKWLLPEAASGSGDEPRHRAVEISLTSGIICPFTSYVGVRTSQRVTWYRGPLVLLPPRQSLMPCQIVELRGSGKVSSCYPMSTWVPPGWLTAVRASWLALRQLTRAIAALPQRGTCPKVCKPPPPPISSLNHVDPMEFVLCSPVLGLRFTKAIAECQELVALQNVDGSWALSSGLASVLEVDEAEIKGKMPGEVMEPSIWATVLAVTWLHRHGKCYQDLCELLEAKAVTWLCSRAASQLDKCLEAANTLLGSSVKPSVFRL from the exons ATGCCTCTGTGTAGTGCTGTGGTGGATGTTGCTGTCCAGGATTATGTAGCTGACGTGGCCTCCGAACTCATCTACCAGAACAAGAGTCAGATCTCCACGGAAATCCTCTTCGTCTTCCCCCTGAGCCCCCACATCACCATCTACTCCTTCCAGGCCCGCAGCGAGGATGCCAAGGTCCAGGCCACGCTGCGGGATGAG CTTTCtgtccctccccttcccacccaggCCCAGCAGCTGCACAGGGATACAGGGGGCTGGGAGAATCTGGAATACCTTCAGGATCAGTCTGAGTATGCAGGCGAGGTGTTTGCCTGCTTCCTGGGCACCCTGTCCCCTGGCAGGGAGGTGGCTGTGACCTTGCGCTATGTCCAAGAGCTGCCACGGGAGCCAGATGGAGCAGCCCATTTCGTGCTGCCACCCACACTGCATCCCTACACAAAACTCTACG CCTCGAATTGTGTCACTAGCAAGCTGCCCTACAGACTGCTGCTCACCGCCAGCCTGCAGTCACCCCGTGGAGTGGCCAATGTCCAGGCCAACTTCACTCTCACCCCTTTGATCTACACTGCCCAGGACCGCAGCACTGCACAG GTCTCACTGGTTGGCAGCCCCCCAAAGCATCATGATTTGGAGCTGCTGGTGTATTTTGGAGACCCCACTGCAGTCAGTGCTGTGGTGGAGAAGGGAGACCCTGGGGCCCCTCCAG GCTCCCTGCTTGGTGACCCCATGGTGCTGGTGACACTGGCACCCAGCATCCCTGAGGCAGTGCCTGGGCAGCGCCAGTCCGGAGAGTTCATCTTCCTCCTGGACACCACCTTTCTTGAGCATGGACAG GACTCCCTGCTCTTCCTTCTCAAAAGCCTGCCCCTAGGCTGCTACTTCAACATCTACTGCTATGGAGAAACCTCTGTGGGCATCTACCC GCAAAGTGTTGAATACACTCAGGACAACCTGACCGAGGCCATGCGGCGCATCTCCTCCACCGGCTCCAGTCTGGGTGACACCAATCTGCTGGGAACCCTCCGCTCAGTCTACAATACCCCCCGCCCCCACGGGCATACGCGCCAG CTCTTCATCTTCATGGCTGAGCTACCCCCTGACGAGGAAGCCATCGCAGCTGAGGTCTGCCGTCACCGCAACAGTCACCG GTgtttctccttctgcttctctaaGGACAGCGCTGCCCTGGCTACAGCCCTGGCCAGGGAAACAGGAGGTGAAGCTACCTACATCTCCTCTGACAACAGTATGACAGTTGTG GTGCTGCAGTGCCTGAAGCAGGCCCTCAAGCCAGTGGCTGAAGGAGTCTCTCTGAGCTGGGCCCTGCCCCATGGCCTGGAGGTTGAGGTGCTGGGGGGCACCCCTCAGTTCATCTTTCAGGGTCAACACAGCCTCCTCTATGCCCAGATCCACGGACAGGCACAG GATGCGACAGTGGCCAAGGGGGTCATGACCTTGCAGTACAGCCTGGACGGCCAGGATGTCACTCACACCATTGAATTCCCACTGTGCCCACAGGGAGATGGCCG GCTGGCTGGGCATCGTCTGGCCGCGAGATGCTTGCTGAAGTGGTTGTTGCCAGAGGCTGCGAGTGGGTCAGGGGATGAACCAAGGCATCGTGCAGTTGAGATCAGCCTCACTTCAGGGATCATCTGCCCCTTTACCAGCTATGTGGGGGTTCGCACATCACAGAGGGTCACCTGGTACCGAG GGCCCCTAGTACTGTTGCCACCCCGCCAGTCACTCATGCCCTGCCAGATCGTTGAGCTTCGTGGCTCCGGGAAAGTCTCTTCCTGCTATCCCATGAGCACCTGGGTCCCACCTGGCTGGCTGACAGCAGTGCGTGCATCATGGCTTGCCCTCCGTCAACTCACCCGTGCCATTGCTGCCTTGCCCCAGCGGGGCACTTGCCCAAAAG TATGTAAACCACCACCGCCACCTATTTCTTCTCTCAACCATGTGGATCCCATGGAATTTGTTTTGTGCTCTCCAGTTTTGGGGCTTCGGTTTACCAAAGCCATTGCTGAGTGCCAGGAGCTGGTGGCACTGCAGAATGTAGATGGCTCCTGGGCTCTCAGCTCAGGACTGGCCTCTGTGCTGGAAGTCGATGAGGCTGAAATCAAGGGAAAGATGCCTGGTGAG GTCATGGAGCCAAGCATCTGGGCCACAGTGCTGGCCGTGACCTGGCTGCACAGACATGGCAAGTGTTACCAAGACCTCTGTGAGCTGCTGGAGGCCAAGGCTGTGACCTGGCTGTGCAGTCGAGCTG CATCCCAGCTGGACAAGTGCCTGGAGGCAGCCAACACCCTCCTTGGGAGCAGTGTCAAGCCGAGTGTCTTCAGGCTCTGA
- the LOC142598233 gene encoding von Willebrand factor A domain-containing protein 5A-like isoform X1 has translation MWRQSFGLLGKSYTQDTTGSFLLGKWLRIPLHTMPLCSAVVDVAVQDYVADVASELIYQNKSQISTEILFVFPLSPHITIYSFQARSEDAKVQATLRDELSVPPLPTQAQQLHRDTGGWENLEYLQDQSEYAGEVFACFLGTLSPGREVAVTLRYVQELPREPDGAAHFVLPPTLHPYTKLYASNCVTSKLPYRLLLTASLQSPRGVANVQANFTLTPLIYTAQDRSTAQVSLVGSPPKHHDLELLVYFGDPTAVSAVVEKGDPGAPPGSLLGDPMVLVTLAPSIPEAVPGQRQSGEFIFLLDTTFLEHGQDSLLFLLKSLPLGCYFNIYCYGETSVGIYPQSVEYTQDNLTEAMRRISSTGSSLGDTNLLGTLRSVYNTPRPHGHTRQLFIFMAELPPDEEAIAAEVCRHRNSHRCFSFCFSKDSAALATALARETGGEATYISSDNSMTVVVLQCLKQALKPVAEGVSLSWALPHGLEVEVLGGTPQFIFQGQHSLLYAQIHGQAQDATVAKGVMTLQYSLDGQDVTHTIEFPLCPQGDGRLAGHRLAARCLLKWLLPEAASGSGDEPRHRAVEISLTSGIICPFTSYVGVRTSQRVTWYRGPLVLLPPRQSLMPCQIVELRGSGKVSSCYPMSTWVPPGWLTAVRASWLALRQLTRAIAALPQRGTCPKVCKPPPPPISSLNHVDPMEFVLCSPVLGLRFTKAIAECQELVALQNVDGSWALSSGLASVLEVDEAEIKGKMPGEVMEPSIWATVLAVTWLHRHGKCYQDLCELLEAKAVTWLCSRAASQLDKCLEAANTLLGSSVKPSVFRL, from the exons ATGTGGCGTCAGAGCTTTGGACTTCTAGGAAAATCCTACACCCAAGACA CAACAGGATCCTTTTTGCTGGGGAAGTGGCTCCGCATACCCCTGCACACAATGCCTCTGTGTAGTGCTGTGGTGGATGTTGCTGTCCAGGATTATGTAGCTGACGTGGCCTCCGAACTCATCTACCAGAACAAGAGTCAGATCTCCACGGAAATCCTCTTCGTCTTCCCCCTGAGCCCCCACATCACCATCTACTCCTTCCAGGCCCGCAGCGAGGATGCCAAGGTCCAGGCCACGCTGCGGGATGAG CTTTCtgtccctccccttcccacccaggCCCAGCAGCTGCACAGGGATACAGGGGGCTGGGAGAATCTGGAATACCTTCAGGATCAGTCTGAGTATGCAGGCGAGGTGTTTGCCTGCTTCCTGGGCACCCTGTCCCCTGGCAGGGAGGTGGCTGTGACCTTGCGCTATGTCCAAGAGCTGCCACGGGAGCCAGATGGAGCAGCCCATTTCGTGCTGCCACCCACACTGCATCCCTACACAAAACTCTACG CCTCGAATTGTGTCACTAGCAAGCTGCCCTACAGACTGCTGCTCACCGCCAGCCTGCAGTCACCCCGTGGAGTGGCCAATGTCCAGGCCAACTTCACTCTCACCCCTTTGATCTACACTGCCCAGGACCGCAGCACTGCACAG GTCTCACTGGTTGGCAGCCCCCCAAAGCATCATGATTTGGAGCTGCTGGTGTATTTTGGAGACCCCACTGCAGTCAGTGCTGTGGTGGAGAAGGGAGACCCTGGGGCCCCTCCAG GCTCCCTGCTTGGTGACCCCATGGTGCTGGTGACACTGGCACCCAGCATCCCTGAGGCAGTGCCTGGGCAGCGCCAGTCCGGAGAGTTCATCTTCCTCCTGGACACCACCTTTCTTGAGCATGGACAG GACTCCCTGCTCTTCCTTCTCAAAAGCCTGCCCCTAGGCTGCTACTTCAACATCTACTGCTATGGAGAAACCTCTGTGGGCATCTACCC GCAAAGTGTTGAATACACTCAGGACAACCTGACCGAGGCCATGCGGCGCATCTCCTCCACCGGCTCCAGTCTGGGTGACACCAATCTGCTGGGAACCCTCCGCTCAGTCTACAATACCCCCCGCCCCCACGGGCATACGCGCCAG CTCTTCATCTTCATGGCTGAGCTACCCCCTGACGAGGAAGCCATCGCAGCTGAGGTCTGCCGTCACCGCAACAGTCACCG GTgtttctccttctgcttctctaaGGACAGCGCTGCCCTGGCTACAGCCCTGGCCAGGGAAACAGGAGGTGAAGCTACCTACATCTCCTCTGACAACAGTATGACAGTTGTG GTGCTGCAGTGCCTGAAGCAGGCCCTCAAGCCAGTGGCTGAAGGAGTCTCTCTGAGCTGGGCCCTGCCCCATGGCCTGGAGGTTGAGGTGCTGGGGGGCACCCCTCAGTTCATCTTTCAGGGTCAACACAGCCTCCTCTATGCCCAGATCCACGGACAGGCACAG GATGCGACAGTGGCCAAGGGGGTCATGACCTTGCAGTACAGCCTGGACGGCCAGGATGTCACTCACACCATTGAATTCCCACTGTGCCCACAGGGAGATGGCCG GCTGGCTGGGCATCGTCTGGCCGCGAGATGCTTGCTGAAGTGGTTGTTGCCAGAGGCTGCGAGTGGGTCAGGGGATGAACCAAGGCATCGTGCAGTTGAGATCAGCCTCACTTCAGGGATCATCTGCCCCTTTACCAGCTATGTGGGGGTTCGCACATCACAGAGGGTCACCTGGTACCGAG GGCCCCTAGTACTGTTGCCACCCCGCCAGTCACTCATGCCCTGCCAGATCGTTGAGCTTCGTGGCTCCGGGAAAGTCTCTTCCTGCTATCCCATGAGCACCTGGGTCCCACCTGGCTGGCTGACAGCAGTGCGTGCATCATGGCTTGCCCTCCGTCAACTCACCCGTGCCATTGCTGCCTTGCCCCAGCGGGGCACTTGCCCAAAAG TATGTAAACCACCACCGCCACCTATTTCTTCTCTCAACCATGTGGATCCCATGGAATTTGTTTTGTGCTCTCCAGTTTTGGGGCTTCGGTTTACCAAAGCCATTGCTGAGTGCCAGGAGCTGGTGGCACTGCAGAATGTAGATGGCTCCTGGGCTCTCAGCTCAGGACTGGCCTCTGTGCTGGAAGTCGATGAGGCTGAAATCAAGGGAAAGATGCCTGGTGAG GTCATGGAGCCAAGCATCTGGGCCACAGTGCTGGCCGTGACCTGGCTGCACAGACATGGCAAGTGTTACCAAGACCTCTGTGAGCTGCTGGAGGCCAAGGCTGTGACCTGGCTGTGCAGTCGAGCTG CATCCCAGCTGGACAAGTGCCTGGAGGCAGCCAACACCCTCCTTGGGAGCAGTGTCAAGCCGAGTGTCTTCAGGCTCTGA
- the LOC142598233 gene encoding von Willebrand factor A domain-containing protein 5A-like isoform X2 codes for MWRQSFGLLGKSYTQDTTGSFLLGKWLRIPLHTMPLCSAVVDVAVQDYVADVASELIYQNKSQISTEILFVFPLSPHITIYSFQARSEDAKVQATLRDEAQQLHRDTGGWENLEYLQDQSEYAGEVFACFLGTLSPGREVAVTLRYVQELPREPDGAAHFVLPPTLHPYTKLYASNCVTSKLPYRLLLTASLQSPRGVANVQANFTLTPLIYTAQDRSTAQVSLVGSPPKHHDLELLVYFGDPTAVSAVVEKGDPGAPPGSLLGDPMVLVTLAPSIPEAVPGQRQSGEFIFLLDTTFLEHGQDSLLFLLKSLPLGCYFNIYCYGETSVGIYPQSVEYTQDNLTEAMRRISSTGSSLGDTNLLGTLRSVYNTPRPHGHTRQLFIFMAELPPDEEAIAAEVCRHRNSHRCFSFCFSKDSAALATALARETGGEATYISSDNSMTVVVLQCLKQALKPVAEGVSLSWALPHGLEVEVLGGTPQFIFQGQHSLLYAQIHGQAQDATVAKGVMTLQYSLDGQDVTHTIEFPLCPQGDGRLAGHRLAARCLLKWLLPEAASGSGDEPRHRAVEISLTSGIICPFTSYVGVRTSQRVTWYRGPLVLLPPRQSLMPCQIVELRGSGKVSSCYPMSTWVPPGWLTAVRASWLALRQLTRAIAALPQRGTCPKVCKPPPPPISSLNHVDPMEFVLCSPVLGLRFTKAIAECQELVALQNVDGSWALSSGLASVLEVDEAEIKGKMPGEVMEPSIWATVLAVTWLHRHGKCYQDLCELLEAKAVTWLCSRAASQLDKCLEAANTLLGSSVKPSVFRL; via the exons ATGTGGCGTCAGAGCTTTGGACTTCTAGGAAAATCCTACACCCAAGACA CAACAGGATCCTTTTTGCTGGGGAAGTGGCTCCGCATACCCCTGCACACAATGCCTCTGTGTAGTGCTGTGGTGGATGTTGCTGTCCAGGATTATGTAGCTGACGTGGCCTCCGAACTCATCTACCAGAACAAGAGTCAGATCTCCACGGAAATCCTCTTCGTCTTCCCCCTGAGCCCCCACATCACCATCTACTCCTTCCAGGCCCGCAGCGAGGATGCCAAGGTCCAGGCCACGCTGCGGGATGAG gCCCAGCAGCTGCACAGGGATACAGGGGGCTGGGAGAATCTGGAATACCTTCAGGATCAGTCTGAGTATGCAGGCGAGGTGTTTGCCTGCTTCCTGGGCACCCTGTCCCCTGGCAGGGAGGTGGCTGTGACCTTGCGCTATGTCCAAGAGCTGCCACGGGAGCCAGATGGAGCAGCCCATTTCGTGCTGCCACCCACACTGCATCCCTACACAAAACTCTACG CCTCGAATTGTGTCACTAGCAAGCTGCCCTACAGACTGCTGCTCACCGCCAGCCTGCAGTCACCCCGTGGAGTGGCCAATGTCCAGGCCAACTTCACTCTCACCCCTTTGATCTACACTGCCCAGGACCGCAGCACTGCACAG GTCTCACTGGTTGGCAGCCCCCCAAAGCATCATGATTTGGAGCTGCTGGTGTATTTTGGAGACCCCACTGCAGTCAGTGCTGTGGTGGAGAAGGGAGACCCTGGGGCCCCTCCAG GCTCCCTGCTTGGTGACCCCATGGTGCTGGTGACACTGGCACCCAGCATCCCTGAGGCAGTGCCTGGGCAGCGCCAGTCCGGAGAGTTCATCTTCCTCCTGGACACCACCTTTCTTGAGCATGGACAG GACTCCCTGCTCTTCCTTCTCAAAAGCCTGCCCCTAGGCTGCTACTTCAACATCTACTGCTATGGAGAAACCTCTGTGGGCATCTACCC GCAAAGTGTTGAATACACTCAGGACAACCTGACCGAGGCCATGCGGCGCATCTCCTCCACCGGCTCCAGTCTGGGTGACACCAATCTGCTGGGAACCCTCCGCTCAGTCTACAATACCCCCCGCCCCCACGGGCATACGCGCCAG CTCTTCATCTTCATGGCTGAGCTACCCCCTGACGAGGAAGCCATCGCAGCTGAGGTCTGCCGTCACCGCAACAGTCACCG GTgtttctccttctgcttctctaaGGACAGCGCTGCCCTGGCTACAGCCCTGGCCAGGGAAACAGGAGGTGAAGCTACCTACATCTCCTCTGACAACAGTATGACAGTTGTG GTGCTGCAGTGCCTGAAGCAGGCCCTCAAGCCAGTGGCTGAAGGAGTCTCTCTGAGCTGGGCCCTGCCCCATGGCCTGGAGGTTGAGGTGCTGGGGGGCACCCCTCAGTTCATCTTTCAGGGTCAACACAGCCTCCTCTATGCCCAGATCCACGGACAGGCACAG GATGCGACAGTGGCCAAGGGGGTCATGACCTTGCAGTACAGCCTGGACGGCCAGGATGTCACTCACACCATTGAATTCCCACTGTGCCCACAGGGAGATGGCCG GCTGGCTGGGCATCGTCTGGCCGCGAGATGCTTGCTGAAGTGGTTGTTGCCAGAGGCTGCGAGTGGGTCAGGGGATGAACCAAGGCATCGTGCAGTTGAGATCAGCCTCACTTCAGGGATCATCTGCCCCTTTACCAGCTATGTGGGGGTTCGCACATCACAGAGGGTCACCTGGTACCGAG GGCCCCTAGTACTGTTGCCACCCCGCCAGTCACTCATGCCCTGCCAGATCGTTGAGCTTCGTGGCTCCGGGAAAGTCTCTTCCTGCTATCCCATGAGCACCTGGGTCCCACCTGGCTGGCTGACAGCAGTGCGTGCATCATGGCTTGCCCTCCGTCAACTCACCCGTGCCATTGCTGCCTTGCCCCAGCGGGGCACTTGCCCAAAAG TATGTAAACCACCACCGCCACCTATTTCTTCTCTCAACCATGTGGATCCCATGGAATTTGTTTTGTGCTCTCCAGTTTTGGGGCTTCGGTTTACCAAAGCCATTGCTGAGTGCCAGGAGCTGGTGGCACTGCAGAATGTAGATGGCTCCTGGGCTCTCAGCTCAGGACTGGCCTCTGTGCTGGAAGTCGATGAGGCTGAAATCAAGGGAAAGATGCCTGGTGAG GTCATGGAGCCAAGCATCTGGGCCACAGTGCTGGCCGTGACCTGGCTGCACAGACATGGCAAGTGTTACCAAGACCTCTGTGAGCTGCTGGAGGCCAAGGCTGTGACCTGGCTGTGCAGTCGAGCTG CATCCCAGCTGGACAAGTGCCTGGAGGCAGCCAACACCCTCCTTGGGAGCAGTGTCAAGCCGAGTGTCTTCAGGCTCTGA
- the LOC142598233 gene encoding von Willebrand factor A domain-containing protein 5A-like isoform X4, whose amino-acid sequence MPLCSAVVDVAVQDYVADVASELIYQNKSQISTEILFVFPLSPHITIYSFQARSEDAKVQATLRDEAQQLHRDTGGWENLEYLQDQSEYAGEVFACFLGTLSPGREVAVTLRYVQELPREPDGAAHFVLPPTLHPYTKLYASNCVTSKLPYRLLLTASLQSPRGVANVQANFTLTPLIYTAQDRSTAQVSLVGSPPKHHDLELLVYFGDPTAVSAVVEKGDPGAPPGSLLGDPMVLVTLAPSIPEAVPGQRQSGEFIFLLDTTFLEHGQDSLLFLLKSLPLGCYFNIYCYGETSVGIYPQSVEYTQDNLTEAMRRISSTGSSLGDTNLLGTLRSVYNTPRPHGHTRQLFIFMAELPPDEEAIAAEVCRHRNSHRCFSFCFSKDSAALATALARETGGEATYISSDNSMTVVVLQCLKQALKPVAEGVSLSWALPHGLEVEVLGGTPQFIFQGQHSLLYAQIHGQAQDATVAKGVMTLQYSLDGQDVTHTIEFPLCPQGDGRLAGHRLAARCLLKWLLPEAASGSGDEPRHRAVEISLTSGIICPFTSYVGVRTSQRVTWYRGPLVLLPPRQSLMPCQIVELRGSGKVSSCYPMSTWVPPGWLTAVRASWLALRQLTRAIAALPQRGTCPKVCKPPPPPISSLNHVDPMEFVLCSPVLGLRFTKAIAECQELVALQNVDGSWALSSGLASVLEVDEAEIKGKMPGEVMEPSIWATVLAVTWLHRHGKCYQDLCELLEAKAVTWLCSRAASQLDKCLEAANTLLGSSVKPSVFRL is encoded by the exons ATGCCTCTGTGTAGTGCTGTGGTGGATGTTGCTGTCCAGGATTATGTAGCTGACGTGGCCTCCGAACTCATCTACCAGAACAAGAGTCAGATCTCCACGGAAATCCTCTTCGTCTTCCCCCTGAGCCCCCACATCACCATCTACTCCTTCCAGGCCCGCAGCGAGGATGCCAAGGTCCAGGCCACGCTGCGGGATGAG gCCCAGCAGCTGCACAGGGATACAGGGGGCTGGGAGAATCTGGAATACCTTCAGGATCAGTCTGAGTATGCAGGCGAGGTGTTTGCCTGCTTCCTGGGCACCCTGTCCCCTGGCAGGGAGGTGGCTGTGACCTTGCGCTATGTCCAAGAGCTGCCACGGGAGCCAGATGGAGCAGCCCATTTCGTGCTGCCACCCACACTGCATCCCTACACAAAACTCTACG CCTCGAATTGTGTCACTAGCAAGCTGCCCTACAGACTGCTGCTCACCGCCAGCCTGCAGTCACCCCGTGGAGTGGCCAATGTCCAGGCCAACTTCACTCTCACCCCTTTGATCTACACTGCCCAGGACCGCAGCACTGCACAG GTCTCACTGGTTGGCAGCCCCCCAAAGCATCATGATTTGGAGCTGCTGGTGTATTTTGGAGACCCCACTGCAGTCAGTGCTGTGGTGGAGAAGGGAGACCCTGGGGCCCCTCCAG GCTCCCTGCTTGGTGACCCCATGGTGCTGGTGACACTGGCACCCAGCATCCCTGAGGCAGTGCCTGGGCAGCGCCAGTCCGGAGAGTTCATCTTCCTCCTGGACACCACCTTTCTTGAGCATGGACAG GACTCCCTGCTCTTCCTTCTCAAAAGCCTGCCCCTAGGCTGCTACTTCAACATCTACTGCTATGGAGAAACCTCTGTGGGCATCTACCC GCAAAGTGTTGAATACACTCAGGACAACCTGACCGAGGCCATGCGGCGCATCTCCTCCACCGGCTCCAGTCTGGGTGACACCAATCTGCTGGGAACCCTCCGCTCAGTCTACAATACCCCCCGCCCCCACGGGCATACGCGCCAG CTCTTCATCTTCATGGCTGAGCTACCCCCTGACGAGGAAGCCATCGCAGCTGAGGTCTGCCGTCACCGCAACAGTCACCG GTgtttctccttctgcttctctaaGGACAGCGCTGCCCTGGCTACAGCCCTGGCCAGGGAAACAGGAGGTGAAGCTACCTACATCTCCTCTGACAACAGTATGACAGTTGTG GTGCTGCAGTGCCTGAAGCAGGCCCTCAAGCCAGTGGCTGAAGGAGTCTCTCTGAGCTGGGCCCTGCCCCATGGCCTGGAGGTTGAGGTGCTGGGGGGCACCCCTCAGTTCATCTTTCAGGGTCAACACAGCCTCCTCTATGCCCAGATCCACGGACAGGCACAG GATGCGACAGTGGCCAAGGGGGTCATGACCTTGCAGTACAGCCTGGACGGCCAGGATGTCACTCACACCATTGAATTCCCACTGTGCCCACAGGGAGATGGCCG GCTGGCTGGGCATCGTCTGGCCGCGAGATGCTTGCTGAAGTGGTTGTTGCCAGAGGCTGCGAGTGGGTCAGGGGATGAACCAAGGCATCGTGCAGTTGAGATCAGCCTCACTTCAGGGATCATCTGCCCCTTTACCAGCTATGTGGGGGTTCGCACATCACAGAGGGTCACCTGGTACCGAG GGCCCCTAGTACTGTTGCCACCCCGCCAGTCACTCATGCCCTGCCAGATCGTTGAGCTTCGTGGCTCCGGGAAAGTCTCTTCCTGCTATCCCATGAGCACCTGGGTCCCACCTGGCTGGCTGACAGCAGTGCGTGCATCATGGCTTGCCCTCCGTCAACTCACCCGTGCCATTGCTGCCTTGCCCCAGCGGGGCACTTGCCCAAAAG TATGTAAACCACCACCGCCACCTATTTCTTCTCTCAACCATGTGGATCCCATGGAATTTGTTTTGTGCTCTCCAGTTTTGGGGCTTCGGTTTACCAAAGCCATTGCTGAGTGCCAGGAGCTGGTGGCACTGCAGAATGTAGATGGCTCCTGGGCTCTCAGCTCAGGACTGGCCTCTGTGCTGGAAGTCGATGAGGCTGAAATCAAGGGAAAGATGCCTGGTGAG GTCATGGAGCCAAGCATCTGGGCCACAGTGCTGGCCGTGACCTGGCTGCACAGACATGGCAAGTGTTACCAAGACCTCTGTGAGCTGCTGGAGGCCAAGGCTGTGACCTGGCTGTGCAGTCGAGCTG CATCCCAGCTGGACAAGTGCCTGGAGGCAGCCAACACCCTCCTTGGGAGCAGTGTCAAGCCGAGTGTCTTCAGGCTCTGA